In Rosa rugosa chromosome 4, drRosRugo1.1, whole genome shotgun sequence, the genomic stretch CTGTATACAAGACATGAAAGCATTTCTTATGAGTTTTTGGAATTGAAAGTACCTTGTTTAATAACCTCATATCTGTcatctggttttgttttcttcacTGAGGAAAAGGAAGATGGTTTTTGTCGTGGTTGAAATCCTGTCATTGGATTTCATCTCTTGGAATCTCAATGCTTTATTGGAATTGCGATAGGAAAGCTGACAAAGCATTTGATCGAGCTGccacacataaggtttctagcTATAATGTCCAATAAAAGTGAGGCAtgtatttataattttaaatgGCAATCTTATAGCCTCTCTCTCACGTTACCATCAAAAAGAGGAATACAATGCCATTTCAAGGCAAACTGGGATCAAATTTCTGGCTTTCTTGGCTCAACAATTCCATatactcacaagtcacaacgcATAATGGAGGTACCCGATAGGAAGCTAGAAGAGACCAAAGCAAATacaacatcatatatatatatatatatatatatatatatatatatattgtcttGGTACCTAGGGAAAGTATGCATTATGATTaccccaatatatatatatatatatatatatatatatatattcatctgGCTTTATCttactttgattacagaaaccACCAGAGCCACACAAAACTCTGGGCTGTAAAAGTAAAAAACTAGCTAGAACAAAAAGAATACTGTCTCTGTTTCACATTTGGGTTAGTGCATCTATAAGATGATGACCCTCTCTAGGGTTCACAGGCTTCAATAAGGTGAAGAACACTGAGACCTGGTTTAGGGGAGGCGGTGCCATATATGATAGCATAGCTAGCTCGCCTTGtataatttctttctttaataTGAAGATAACATGTTGGGATATGGTGCATTTGACGTATTTTGGATAAGATATAAGACATAAAGGCTTGTTAAGACATGTTTGGAAGGAGAGGTCTTCTGTACGTGTTTTTAAAGTCATCTAATAGAGACAAAGATTCTATCTCTATTGTGCATATTGGGAGTTGTGCAATTTTGGAAGACAATGTCGATCAATCCATACAAAAAACTCTGGTTAAGACAATATAAGGTATCTTGTTTGATGGAAATTTTGGTAATAAAGGGATAATTTAGACCGTCTCATGACAAGTTCAACGGTTAAGTACATAAACAATGTGCTTAATAGGTTAAGCAAACGTAAACGAACAATGACAGAACTAAAATTTTCTTCTCCAAATAACATAAACAATTTCAAATGCCTAAATGCTCTAAACTTCTATACATCGATTTTTAACAAGTTTTTTCCTTTACCATCttgaaagaaaaagatatggaatTGAGGGAAGGTCGTTTTCATTTTTACCATCTAAATTTTACAGTACTCATGATTTGAATATAGCCtctcaaaacaaatcaatagTAAGACATAAGAAAATTTAATTCAAACAATTTGCATTGCAACAATTTGCATTGCAACCAAAACTTTTGAATTCAATAAAAAATTGTTCATTAAATTTATTTACCAAATGATATCTCCCTCTCCAAATAGGCAAGGTAAAGAAGAATTATAAGGCCAAACTACAAGGGTAAGCACAAGACTACTAGTGCAAAAAGGAGCACCCTCATTTATTAACAAAAGAGCTCGATCTATTAAAACCTCCATCGAGTCACCACTAATCCAATGATCCATCCAATCATGAGATTTTGATCCAATCAAGAAGGTGGTCTCCCTCCGCAGGCCCGGCCACACCCCGCCGGTCCCCCACCCTCCTCTCCGCCGCGCGGGGCCCCCCCTCCTCCAGGAAACAAACAAAAGCCTCCCTTGGCCCGACCCGATACCCAATGAAATTCAAGCACGCAAAGCAGAGTACCCGACAGAGAATGTCGTCCcctattcttaatttcttataccatacacaatttacaaaacCTTTTTGCGAATTAATCCTCTTAATATATGAGTGCTAATTATTATTCACCGGAGAATCTATCATAATTTAATTATCTATGGATAAATGGGTTTCACATGAATTCGACTCCTAATTATAAGCTTCGAATTTTCAAAAGTTTTATAGTGAAGTGGAGGGCAACCAAACTCAACAAATATTCTTCACCTCTTGTAGATATATAGGTCAAGCCCTTGATGCAGTCCTGGTGTAATTATTGTGATGATTGGTACATAAATTGAAAACATTGACGTTTACTTTCATTCTTCCTATTCATGCTTATTGACCAAGATAGCATGAGTAACTAGCTACATATGCAtcatagtttctattttcaatgtagtgagagtttttttttttttttttcatagagGAAGAACACCATATACATCATTCAACATTGTGAGTGGAGAAACATGACTGAATCAATAGCTAGCTAGTTAGTTTCTTTCACGAGAAGTGAATAATGGGCGGGAGATGGTTGTGCATGTCCGATCTACCAATTAGACAACAAGAAAATGGGGTTAGACAAATGCTACTTACGcatgatgtttttaattttcgATCTAACGACTTATTTTTATCAGAAATTTGATATAAAAGAATTTAATTTAAAACTGTGAATGTCATTCACTATAGTGGACAATGAAACATGACTAAATCAATAATAAGtagattttttttataaacaatAAATCTTTGACGAAACAGTAGTATCAGTGTCACGTGATATGTTTAACGCACCGATGATCAGACAAATATTATTGTCTCATTACAATACTATCGGAACACACATACTACATCACTTGGTACTCTTGCATACAAAAGATTGTTTAACGCATCGATGATCAGACAAATATTACTGTCTCTCTCATAACAATACTACCGGAACACATATACTACATCACTTGATACGGCTGCATACAAAGACGCATCACGTACCTTGGGGTCCGACTCTGAAACATATACAATGTGCAGTCCTCAAGAGCGGAAGAGCCATTTTCACTTGTGGTACAGAGACACATCAACCCTTATCATCACTCACGAAAAGCCTCCATGGACCATCACTTCACTTGGGTATCGAAAACCACaattctcttcctcctcctcctcgaccCGGGCACGTGGCGGCCCGGAAAAGACATTGATTGACGCGTCAATCAGACGGCCGTCGTTTTGAGAGGGGAGCCCCTGCCGGCGATGCGGGGAACAACTAGCCGGACGGTTtcagatgcttttcttttttcttctatttctcGCCACTGTGGTTCCGTCAGTGGCGGTCTGCCTCTGAGGAGGGGAGGGACCATCATGGCGTCCCCCCTGTGGTCCCCACCAGGTCCTGTCCCTGCCACGTCATGTACCATGCTGGGTAGAATGATGACTCTTGTCAGGTATGATGATGCTCCGTGACGTCACCGCTCTGGCTATTGTCCTTTCGTCTTTAACCTCCTCTCTCGCACGTGAAAGCCCATTAATCAATTGGCTAAATTAATTAGAGTTATTGGGCTCGTCATTGAGGCCCATAATTTTTCTTGATGTCCAAAAGAGTTACTATctcattctccaaaaaaaaaaaaaaaaaaaaaaaagaggtacaCTCTCTGGAATAGTGGATGACAACTTTACAGAGTTAAGAATTCACGGCGATGTCTACTGTTCTGGCCAATTCCGAAGCGGCTCCGACGTAGCTACATCGTGTTAACTTGAGTAGAATGGTTTTTGCTTCGTTAGGTACTTCCAAGCGTTGAATAAAATCCAGTATACTTTCCTTGGTAACGACTGCTCGTCCTCCGGTTAGTTCCTTAAATTTTTCATAGGGCTTGGGGACACCATATCTTTGCACTACCGTCTCTAACTCTTTAACGAGAGCTCCGGAATAGAGGTTCAAGTAGTCCTCAATCGGGCAATCTATATCGACCACCTCGAGTCTTGATATTAGATCGAGTGTGTTTTTGTAGGTGACAAGAGAATGCTCTAATCTTGACCCCATGTTCCTCAAAAGAGTTGAAATAGGTAGCTTCCTGCTCAGGGAACACAGATTGCCACTGGCCGCACCAATGTTAATGCCTTCACTAGTCTTGTTTATTTGCTTAAAACAACCCATAGACATGTAGCCTTCTACGTCTCCATCAAAGTCCGTCAATATCTTGTTGAACTGGCTAACGCCATGAACAAGTTCTGCCACATAATCATAAGCTCTGATCCGGGTAACATAGGGATTAAAACTCAAACCCAGAGATGTTACAAACTGTTCAGCAACTTGAGGCCAATTAATACCAGGATATGCAACATGATAAGCACTGTAATTTCCAACCTCACCTCCGAGATTCCCCATTAGCTCCAGCTGCGAAATCTCTTTCCGTTCTCTGCTTAATCTCACAGCAAAACTTGCCATTTCTTTCCCCAAAGTTGTAAACGCAACAGGCTACAAGATAATAAAGGAGGATTAAACCACAAAACATTACTGCTAAAATAGCAAGTATGAAATGATTCGAGGCAAATTCAAGAAGCAACTATTTACCTGTCCATGAGTGGAAGAGAGAATAGAAATATGAGCAGTGTTCTTAGCAATGCCACATATTGCATGAATCAAATCATCCATGGCAGGAAATATGACATTGTCCATGGTTCCTTTTAGGATTAGTGCATGGGCAAGATTGTTGACCTCCTCAGATGTGCAAGCAAAATTAAAAAATCCAACCACCttcaataaaaaagagaaacgtTGATATATTATATGAGGCTCGCTCTTTCCCTCAAAACAATGTAAATGAAAAGTGAGGCTCAGTTAACCTTAGCTATTTCTGGATGTGATTCACATCTCTGTTTCGTGAACCGCTCCACCGCAGCTACACCGTCGTTTGCCACTTTCTCAAGGTTCTTTACTTCAAATGCATCATCGATGTTAAATCCATCAATTATTTCTTGCAAATAAGATTGAGCAGATTTACTAAACCTAGGTACCTCTGTCACTTCAGGAATTTCTGAAAGCAGTAACAACCATTTGATCTTAACTAGAACACGGAAGTAGATTAGACCATACTCACTCATATAAGGAGCCAAGTCCTTGAATTTACCCGTACACAGAACATCCAATTGTGGCCCAGCGGTTGCACTGATATTGGTGTTTCTTATAGCTGCTTTAACTCCCATGTCTACCATTTTAGCGAATTTAACATCTTCTTCAACATAGCTATGTGGGGTTAGCTTTGACAAAATGGTCTTATGATCTTTAGGTAATTCCAAGCCTTCAATAAACTTTCTTACACTCTTTTTGGTAACCCTTCTCCCCGTTGTTAGTTCTTTAAGCTTCTCATAGGTCTCTGCAGGAACACCATATCTTCGAATTACAGCTTGTACTGCTTCAGCAAGTACCTCCCAAGAGTGGTTCAACTCCTCACTCACGAGAGCTTCATCAATCTGAATCTTTGCTATATTCTTAAGTGTACTCTTGTAGGCAAGAGCAGAACATACTAATCCTTTACTCATGTTCCTCCGAATACTAGAATCAGTCAAGTCTTCCAGAAAACGAGATCTAGGCAACAAACTAATCAGGTAGGAAAGAGCTTCTCTAGCTGCACCAAGAGTTGCTTCACTATAATGAAAATTTATATACTCACTTTGCTTGAAGTAACCAAAATGTAAGTAGTCCCACATATCTTTATCAAAGTCGATCAATATACTATTGAATCGGTTAATAGCATTGAAAAGTTTTGGCATGTAGTCGTAAGTCTCGGCCTCAGTAACATAAGGATTGAAACTCACTCCAAGAGAAGTCACGAATTCCTCAGCAATTTGCGGCCAATTAATATGAGGATATGTAACATAATGAGCATTGGAACTTCCTACAGCACCAGGAAACTTCCCCATTATCTTAACTTGAGAAAGTTTGTGCCTCTGTATGCTTAGCCTGACAGCAAAATTGGCCATTTCCTTCCCCAAAGTTGTGGGTGAGACCGTGTTTCCGTCCCTGCGAGAAAGAATTGGAATGGAAGCATTGTCCCTTGACATGGTAGACATTGCCTTGATCAGATCGTCCATGACAGGAAATATAACATTGTTCATAGCATCTTTTAACATTAACGTATGCGCAAGACTGTTGATGTCCTCTGATGTGCAAGCAAAATGAAAAGTATCGAGCACCTACAGTGGGCAAGTAATTTTACACAATTTCTTAGAACGATTGAAGCAAAAACATTAATAATAAGATGGATATGAAAATGTTCACGAAGTTAGTTTATCTTTGCcttacattttcagattctaaaTCGTTCATTACATATTTTATTCCTTTCAAGATCATTTTTacaaaaaatcaattaaattgaGAGTCTTGTGTGTATGCAATTGTATCAACCAAATGAACGGTTGTAAGATCAATACGAACTAcccatttatttcttaaaaatgGATGAATAAATGGTCTTCGAATTGATTGATTTTGAATAAAGTGATTGTAACAGAACGGTTAGGAATATGAATGTTAAAAGTTACCCAAAAAAGGGGGTGAATGAGCAGGTTAAGAATTGTCCCAAGGAGCAGGTTGTTTCAGAATTAAGTGAATGAAGCAAGTTTCAACCTTAGCTATCTCTGGTCTTGATCTGCATCTCAGCTTCAAGAAGTATTCCACTGCTTTAACATGATCATGGTTTGTTTTTTTCTCCAACCTCTCTGTCATTTCTATGGCTTCCACCATGCAAAATCGATCAATAATTCATTGTAAGTAACACTGAGCATGCTCACTGAAACTAGGTACGTCTCTGAATTCTGGGATCTCTGAAAGTTTCAACAACCATTTGACCTGACAAGTAGTAATATCCAAATTTTAATAAACACTTTGACAGAAAACAACAATCGAGATCACAATAAACCGAGACTTGTGAAAAATGTACTGCAGCAATACCTGAACTAGAATTCTGTAGTAGATCATCGCATATTCACCCGTTGAAGAAGATAGTTCACCGAATTTCATGACCTTGGCATAACATGCGTCTGTCCGCAGATGCATACTATTTCCGATCGCCCATGAAAAATTGAAATCTTCAGCAGCAGTGTCCCTTAGGGCACAAATTCCTCTGCCAAAGGAAGACAAAGCATCACGTGAATGAAGATACAAGCTTGAGGTTGGTCTTTGATATTTGGGTGGCATAACCCTAGAAGATGATCCCATGTCCATGAAAAATCGAAAGGAGTTGAGGTCGACAATAGAGTTGGGACACTTGGAACTCATCATGTTTCTCCGGTTTGGAAACTGAAGTACGTTTCGCCGGAGATGAAGAAGGAGCAGCTCGTGTGATTAAGATTCAAggctgaaatatatatatatatatatatatatatatatatatatatatatatattggcaaGTTAAAGGCATTTTATTTTCAACTATTATATCTAGCTAGATCCTAGAATAGTTGATGAAGGATTCTTTGGTCAATCAGCATGGTGAATGAAGAATTTTTCTAGTCAAAACAGTTTACAATTTCAATCCTTATTGATGATACGGTTTCAAAATTGGTATTGCATTTCCGGGTATTTCTCTAAGATTCCCATCTGATTAAAGAAGTCATATCTCAATCAATCTCCAAACAATTTTGATAAACGTGACAAACCCGCAACTTTGTTTTCAAAATCTTAATTTCAAGAGCAACTTAAACTTGTTTATAAACTGCAACTCTAACAACTTGTTTATAAACTATTTTTAAATAATGTCGACCATTTCCATTATACACTCCCCATCAACGTTAACTCGATTCCCTTGTATCTTTCGCACGAAACCTCACCCCATAATTCATCATCAACGATTCACCACCCGCTCTGCCGCTGGTCGTCGGCAGCTCAACCTATCAGAGcaatcttcctccaccgccTCGCCAGTGTACGTCACGCTACCTTTAGCTGAGCTCAATGTCTACGCGGACCCGGTGGGCACCGTGGGCAGGCGCGAGTTCACGGTTGAGTCACTTGGGATGCTTGCAGAAGCAGGAGTTGAAGGCGTGGTCATGGATGTGTGGTGGGCCCTGGTAGAGAGGGATCAGCCTAGGGTTTATCATTGGGAACCCTTTTTGGAGATGGCCGAGCTGGTTCAGCGCAGCGGATTAAAGATTCGGGTCGTGCTTGCGTTTCACGAGGGTTATCCTCATACTCAAAGTTGCGCAGAAAAGTAAGTGCATGTCGAAAGGTCAGTGTATATGTATATACTGTCTGGATAGAAtctaatataatatatatatatatatatatatatatatatatatatatatatatatatatatatagttaaaaATAGCATcaaccatctctctctctctctatatatatatatatatatagagagagagagagagagagatatggttGATGCTATTTTTAACTATTATTGGCTTGGTTGAAATCTAAGCATGCATGTATGTTTGTTGTTAGGGTTAGCCTTCCTCTATGGATACTTGAAGAGTTCTATAAAAATCGTGATTTGGTATGTGCTGAAAGACATGGATGGCATAAAGAAGAATACATTTCGCTCGGGTGTGATACCCTTCCTGTTTTACGGGGGCGTTCACCACTCGAAGCATATGCAGATTTCATGAGGAGCTTCAGAGACAATTTCAGACCTTTTCTAGGTCTTGTTATAACAGTGAGTGGTTATACATATTATACAATTTCCCTTATGTATGCCATAGACATACAGTACATACATAATAAATCAATGCGCAAAACCTCTTCTTGCAGGGAATTCAAGTTGGTATGGGCCCTGAAGGTGAATTAAGATATCCTTCTTCTGATTCCCAGGATTTGTTATTGGGTCGTGCTGGAAAGTTTCATTGCTATGATAAGGTACTTGGGAAAAAATAGTTGattatatgaaattatgaatcgAATGAGGTCTTTCCTACACTATCCATCTACTGAGTACGCTAATGTACGTACgttattttgttttcaattcCATGACCAGTATATGGTTGCGTCTCTCAAAGAACACGCCAGAGAGGTCGGAATGCCTGAATGGGGAAATGTGTATCGTGTTGCAGAACAATTGCAATTTGCCGAAAATGGTAATGATTCTTGGAATACGCCGTACGGTGCATTTTTGCTTGAATGGTACTCTGGAATGTTGCTTATGCACGGAGAAAGGATATGCGAGCAAGCTGAGGCCATTTTCTCGGGAACAAATGTTATTATGTCAGCAAAACTAGCAGGGCACTATTGCCATTACCTCACTCAGTCTCATGTTTCGGAGCTGACTGCTGGCTATTACAACACTTCAACAAGAGATGGATACTTGCCGTTTGCTCGCATGTTTGCTAGGTATGGACATCGTATAGTCATGTTATTTAATCCCAGCTGTTATACATTTAGTTTGTTCATTCCTTAATTAATAGGCAAACTATGTCTCTTAGGCATGGGTTTGCGTTATGCTGCTCCTGTTTTGACTTGAAAGATGAGATGGAAAGGTATCCCACCAGTAGTccagaaggtcttctcaaacaGATGCTCTCGGCTGCTAGGGTTTGTGGTATTCCCGTGGAAGGTGAAACTTCTGCATCCTTTTGCAATGGGAGACTAATATCGTTGAAACAAGTGGTAACAATGTCCAAGCATTACTTATCTGGACTGGAAAACCCCTCCTTCTCATTCAAGCTCAGGGCCAACAAGGAGCAGTTGTTTAATTCACCTAAATATTGGGCTATGTTTACTGATTTTGTCAGCCAAATGTCTAATGCATGTCAATGATTAAGTATTGAGCCAAAGTTGGTTTCATTTCTCCTCCATTCCCCTTCTAATATCAGTTTTAATGCTCGGATGTTATGCCTAGTATGGTGATTAACGAGTTTATCAGCGAAGTAAGAACTGTGGTCAGTTTTAAGAGTTCCTTTACTTTTGCACATAACCTATATTCTCTGAGTTGTATATGTTGCGGAACCACACCCATGTTGCTGCCATGGACCGAGTAATTGACATCCTGATATATAGCTTCATTTGGGGACTGATGGATCCACTTGATAAAGAAATTAAACATAACACGAGTTCAAATTATAGATTGATCGAGAAGGACATCACACAATGAAATATGATACTTGTGTTATAAATCGAACATGAAAAGAATTAATGTTACTGGTACTGATTTCTACAGTTCTAGTAGTTAAAGAATGAGGTGCTAATGCACTAATCAGCATTAATGAGCCTCCCAATACCAGTGATTATTTAGTTGAGTTGATTTTGGATAGTCAGAAAGAAAAGAACCCAATCATTACGTTTTTCCTtatttctctcaattttttcTTAAACTTTTGCCTAGATCTGATATGGATCTACAATCTGGGGTAGCAGTTGAAGAACAATGTTTTTGAATTTTAGAGAAGGAAACAAAAGCAGTCATAAAATAAGAAAGACCAATCCAACTAGTAATTTGCAGAAACATAGCGCACtactaaaaaaatttaaaaagtaaAGCATAGTGCTGATCTTTAAAAGACAAATATATATGTCTCTCAACATTCGATCAACTACAGATATCTCATAATTCAGACCCAAAAGAAAACTACAGATATCTCATTCAGACCCAAAAGCAAACTACAGATATCTCATTAGAAAAGTTCAAACAAGGAAAGACCACCATAGCAAAGCCCTAGACCATTACCTAGTAGGACCCCAATTAATCCTGTTTGCCCGAAGCCGCATTTCAGAAAACAGACTCTGGAAATCACTGACGTGCTCTTCATCAGCAATGGACAGCAGCTCGAGGAATTTTCCCAGTGGGAAACAGTTCAACTCCCGTAGCTTTAGCCCGTTCAGAGCAAATGACATGATCGCCATTCTTCTTCTCATAAACTGATTAGTAGAATCCATCTCAAAGAAAATCTTCGCCGACCCTCTCCCGTAATAGGCCTTGATCCAATGCTGATCCTTATAGGTGAACATTTCACGGAACTCTTCAGGGTGTTGGACCGGGGCTAGTCTGCGGGCCCAGTCGATCACTAGTTTTTCCCTTTCGACTTCTCCCTGACCTGGCCAAGGACGTTTGGCAAAAGCATCCACCAAGAATTGAATCGGTTGCCTCTGCAACAGCTTCTCACCCAACTCTTTGTGATCAGAAATCTCCTCCGACCCAATTTCTGCCTCGCCTGGAGCCTTTGAGTCGACCGGTTTCTTCTCAGCCTGGTTGTCGTCCTTGCTCACCTCCTTTGAGTCGACCGGTTTCTTCTCGGCCTTGTTGACCTCCTTGTTCTCCTCCCAGTCAGCCTTTCCCTTGCTCGGCGGCTCCGACTCAACTTCTGCCTCGACTGGAGCCTTTGAGTCGACCGGTTTTTTCTCGGCCTGGTTGACCTCCTTGCTCGCCTCCGAGTCAGCCTTTCCCTTGCTCGGCGGCTCCGACTTGGAGTGGTCATCATCCTCTGGTGTTCTTTTGGCTGAGAATCGGAAGTGCTGTTTTTGGTGGAGGGAAGAAACGGAGTAGTTGGGAGCCTTTACCAGGCGGGAGAGATATGGGGAAGAGGGCTTAGGGTTTGGAGGTCTTCTGCAAGACAAAGCAGAGAAAGGGATGGTAAGGATGGGAAGAGAAGCCatgagaagaaggaggaggagttgACAATTGAGAAATGTGAAAAAAAACTGAGGGATTCTCTTCCTGAGAATGCAAATACTTATAGCTGCAGGCTGTGTGTGCTGTGACTCTGTGAGGTGCTCTGGTTTCGTTTTACATTTGAGTGGGATAAAGCAGAGTACCCACGTTCAGTACGGTTAGTTTTGTCCGGACGTTTCACGTTGGAAGTGAGGAAATAACCCTAATATCAGCTTAGACGTTAATTTGTTGCCCCTGTTTAAATTGCAACCTGCTTTTAAGTTCTTAAGCTCCTTACAAGTAGATGTGGATCAATCCGTCACCAAGTTACTACGATTTAGAGTAcgtatttagtttttttttttttttttgactggtTTATCATGCCTGCTGTGTTTAAATCAACTTGTTGTCTTTTATAGTTACCGATCCAATTTCGttgagatatgaattttttctttttacctccaGTTACTTTGATCAAGGTATAATATGGCTTGCATAGGAAGACTCCAGAAAAGAAGTGGAGCTAAGCACCAAAATGAAAGTTTGGATGggattgattttatttttgagtatAAAGGAGTTTAGCAGAATATTAATTGTTTTATTTGAGTTGTTCTACATtcataataataattaaatgaGAATATTTTCCCTTCCATTTGATTGTTAGGATCTCACAAGGAGAATCACCTCACATATTGCCACCTAAAAAGGGTTTCACAAAAAATGCTTGAAAGATATAGAATCGAAAAATGCTGCAAAACGAGAGAATATAGGTAAAATGTGCACTGAATTCCAACAAAATGTAAAGCTGAAAAGGAGTCCCAAGGACACAAATTTGATGCTGGTAATGAGTAATGACTATCACTGAAGCCTGAAAATGGTTCACAATCAATGGTGAAACTAGAGATGAATTTTTGAATATTACTGATGAAGATTTTGAATGATCATGTGAATGTAGTAAAAACTGCTATTTAGAAATTCATGAAATTTGAAGCAATGATATGTCATTATAAGGAACAGGTGCCCTAATGTTTACAATCATCTGTTTCTAATTTTTCAACATCCAAGTTCCTCCACGATACATAAATATTTCACTTTAATACTTGAAAACTGCCAAGTAATCTATAGAGATTAAACCATATTAAGATTCAGATAAAAGATTTATATATGCAGCAAGCTAgtaatatcatatatatatatatatatatatatatatatatatatatattcattttttgGTCTAAATTTTTTGCTTGATGGACAGGGTCTTGCTCCCTCCAACTGCATGTGGGTCTCACTCTTTGAAACAGACAAAACTAACTTCCTTATCAAATTGATACCATATGAAACAAGGTCATCAGGGGCTACACCTGCAGAGACCAGGCCACCAGGGTATACAAATCGACCAGAGACCTGAGAATTAATGAATTATATCGTCGTCTTACTAGGACTCTATCTCTCTCATTTGTCCCGCTCTATATtcataatttaaattttttctcATGGACCACTTATGGCTGTTGTGGTACGGTGTTTATAACTAGACATTTCCCAGCTATATATAGCGGTGCAACCTCATACAAGTATGGTGTTGATTATGGTGTGCCCCATTTTTGTTCACTCTTGGGAGGGGATTATGTTAGAAACACCCATTTTTGTTCAAATGTACAATTAGTTAAGCATGGACCATCATTATCAAAATTTTGCagttaaaagaaattaaaatgtaaagaaatTTGAATGAAAGAAAGTGTGCAAACTACAAACACAATGTTTATATATAAGGTATAAATAATGACTTGATAATTTCATCAAGCTAATACTGATCTTTCTAATTACTAGGGATTTGGGAGCTTGGGACCCAAATGGTATCCATAGGATCTGTAGCATTGGAAAACATTGATAGCAAAATCGATCCCTTTGGCTCTGTTTAGAAAATACAAAGTTTTAAAAATCTTGGCACTTGGTTGCAACTTGCATGTGCCCGAACAAAACCCATAACCCACCAAACAGGGTGTAGCAAAAGAGATGCCAAACAGAGGTAAGTGATGTATGAACTAGTGCACAAATTCTCATCAAGAGAGCACTAATAAGACTGttttagaaaagaaaagcaaagtcATTCCACATAGAGAAGATACTACTCTCTAGGAACAGAACCCATAACCCACCAAACATAGTATAGCAGAAGACATGCCAACCAGGTAAATGATGTGAGGGTTTATACATCACGCATCACGGGATAGTTTTGAGTTTTGTGGGTTATGGGTGATGTATGAACTAATGTGCGCATAACTTCTGCACTAAAATTTCATCAAGAAGGCACTAATAAGACTGGGTATTAG encodes the following:
- the LOC133706666 gene encoding uncharacterized protein LOC133706666 yields the protein MVEAIEMTERLEKKTNHDHVKAVEYFLKLRCRSRPEIAKVLDTFHFACTSEDINSLAHTLMLKDAMNNVIFPVMDDLIKAMSTMSRDNASIPILSRRDGNTVSPTTLGKEMANFAVRLSIQRHKLSQVKIMGKFPGAVGSSNAHYVTYPHINWPQIAEEFVTSLGVSFNPYVTEAETYDYMPKLFNAINRFNSILIDFDKDMWDYLHFGYFKQSEYINFHYSEATLGAAREALSYLISLLPRSRFLEDLTDSSIRRNMSKGLVCSALAYKSTLKNIAKIQIDEALVSEELNHSWEVLAEAVQAVIRRYGVPAETYEKLKELTTGRRVTKKSVRKFIEGLELPKDHKTILSKLTPHSYVEEDVKFAKMVDMGVKAAIRNTNISATAGPQLDVLCTGKFKDLAPYMSEYGLIYFRVLVKIKWLLLLSEIPEVTEVPRFSKSAQSYLQEIIDGFNIDDAFEVKNLEKVANDGVAAVERFTKQRCESHPEIAKVVGFFNFACTSEEVNNLAHALILKGTMDNVIFPAMDDLIHAICGIAKNTAHISILSSTHGQPVAFTTLGKEMASFAVRLSRERKEISQLELMGNLGGEVGNYSAYHVAYPGINWPQVAEQFVTSLGLSFNPYVTRIRAYDYVAELVHGVSQFNKILTDFDGDVEGYMSMGCFKQINKTSEGINIGAASGNLCSLSRKLPISTLLRNMGSRLEHSLVTYKNTLDLISRLEVVDIDCPIEDYLNLYSGALVKELETVVQRYGVPKPYEKFKELTGGRAVVTKESILDFIQRLEVPNEAKTILLKLTRCSYVGAASELARTVDIAVNS
- the LOC133745007 gene encoding beta-amylase 3, chloroplastic-like; its protein translation is MSTISIIHSPSTLTRFPCIFRTKPHPIIHHQRFTTRSAAGRRQLNLSEQSSSTASPVYVTLPLAELNVYADPVGTVGRREFTVESLGMLAEAGVEGVVMDVWWALVERDQPRVYHWEPFLEMAELVQRSGLKIRVVLAFHEGYPHTQSWVSLPLWILEEFYKNRDLVCAERHGWHKEEYISLGCDTLPVLRGRSPLEAYADFMRSFRDNFRPFLGLVITGIQVGMGPEGELRYPSSDSQDLLLGRAGKFHCYDKYMVASLKEHAREVGMPEWGNVYRVAEQLQFAENGNDSWNTPYGAFLLEWYSGMLLMHGERICEQAEAIFSGTNVIMSAKLAGHYCHYLTQSHVSELTAGYYNTSTRDGYLPFARMFARHGFALCCSCFDLKDEMERYPTSSPEGLLKQMLSAARVCGIPVEGETSASFCNGRLISLKQVVTMSKHYLSGLENPSFSFKLRANKEQLFNSPKYWAMFTDFVSQMSNACQ